One window from the genome of Macaca fascicularis isolate 582-1 chromosome 7, T2T-MFA8v1.1 encodes:
- the LOC123574665 gene encoding small ribosomal subunit protein uS8-like, whose amino-acid sequence MVRMNVLADAFKSINNAEKRGKRQVLIRPCSKVIVRFLTVMMKHGYIGEFEIIDDHRAGKIVVNLTGRLNRCGVISPRFDVQLKDLEKWQNNLLPSRQFGFVVLTTSAGIMDHEEAR is encoded by the coding sequence ATGGTGCGCATGAATGTCCTGGCTGATGCTTTCAAGAGCATCAACAATGCCGAAAAGAGAGGCAAACGCCAGGTGCTTATTAGGCCGTGCTCCAAAGTCATCGTCCGGTTTCTCACTGTGATGATGAAGCATGGTTACATTGGCGAATTTGAAATCATTGATGATCACAGAGCTGGGAAAATTGTTGTGAACCTTACAGGCAGGCTAAACAGGTGTGGAGTGATCAGCCCCAGATTTGATGTGCAACTCAAAGATCTAGAAAAATGGCAGAATAACCTGCTTCCATCCCGCCAGTTTGGTTTCGTTGTACTGACAACCTCAGCTGGCATCATGGACCATGAAGAAGCAAGATGA